The proteins below come from a single Candidatus Omnitrophota bacterium genomic window:
- the rplF gene encoding 50S ribosomal protein L6, which yields MSRIGAKPVTIPKEVKVEVKEGKIYIEGPKGKLDCLVSDRIKLEMKDGQVFFKRATNIKSDKALHGLYRSLVFNMIKGVTEGYTKELEIQGMGFRAQVQGNNLNMQLGFSHPVNFPIPEGIKIETPKQTQIVIRSIDKEKIGKIASEIRAVYPPEPYKGKGIRYAGEYIKKKVGKAQATTK from the coding sequence ATGTCTAGAATAGGCGCTAAACCTGTAACTATACCCAAAGAAGTAAAAGTAGAGGTAAAAGAGGGCAAAATCTATATCGAGGGCCCTAAAGGAAAATTGGACTGTCTCGTTTCGGACCGCATAAAGTTAGAAATGAAAGACGGCCAGGTCTTTTTTAAAAGGGCAACCAATATAAAATCCGATAAAGCCCTGCACGGCCTTTATCGCTCCCTAGTCTTTAATATGATTAAAGGAGTTACCGAAGGATATACCAAAGAATTAGAAATCCAGGGAATGGGATTTCGCGCGCAGGTCCAAGGTAATAATCTAAACATGCAGCTGGGTTTTTCTCACCCGGTGAATTTCCCCATACCCGAAGGAATAAAAATAGAAACACCCAAGCAGACCCAGATTGTAATCAGGAGTATCGACAAAGAAAAGATAGGCAAGATCGCTTCTGAAATACGCGCGGTTTATCCTCCTGAACCGTATAAAGGCAAAGGTATTCGCTACGCGGGGGAATACATAAAGAAAAAGGTAGGCAAGGCTCAAGCCACGACTAAATAA
- the rpsH gene encoding 30S ribosomal protein S8, with product MSRTDLIADAFAMIRNAMMAKKEIVDIPASKQLNAILDILKKENYIENFKLMEDKKQGLLRVYLKYISGKPAIRNISRVSKPGLRVYVKHKKLPSVLRGRGIAIVSTPKGITTDQQARDSGSGGEIIGYIW from the coding sequence ATGTCCAGGACAGACTTAATTGCGGATGCTTTCGCGATGATACGCAATGCCATGATGGCAAAAAAAGAAATCGTGGATATACCGGCCTCTAAGCAGTTAAATGCGATTTTAGATATCCTGAAAAAGGAAAATTATATCGAAAATTTCAAGCTCATGGAAGACAAAAAGCAAGGGTTGCTTAGGGTCTATTTGAAATATATTTCGGGAAAGCCCGCGATAAGAAATATAAGCCGCGTATCTAAGCCGGGATTGCGCGTATACGTAAAACATAAAAAACTGCCATCTGTATTAAGAGGAAGAGGCATAGCCATAGTCTCTACGCCTAAGGGGATCACTACCGACCAACAAGCAAGGGATTCCGGTTCAGGCGGAGAAATTATCGGTTACATCTGGTAA
- a CDS encoding type Z 30S ribosomal protein S14, whose protein sequence is MAKNSQIARWKRAPKFSTRKYNRCSICGRSGGYLRRFKLCRICFRELVWQGLIPGVRKASW, encoded by the coding sequence ATGGCTAAAAATTCACAAATAGCAAGATGGAAAAGGGCGCCAAAATTTTCTACGCGCAAATATAACCGTTGTTCTATTTGCGGCAGGTCAGGCGGTTACTTGAGAAGGTTTAAGCTCTGCCGTATCTGTTTTAGGGAGTTAGTCTGGCAGGGTTTGATACCCGGCGTCAGAAAAGCAAGCTGGTAA
- the rplE gene encoding 50S ribosomal protein L5 has protein sequence MTPRLLEKYRKEIAPQIAQTFSLKNKLAAPRLEKIVVNMGVGEGMQDIKILEKAMEELAMITGQRPILRRAKKAIANFKIREGHPIGCKVTLRRLMMYEFLDRLVNVALPRIRDFRGVSPDSFDEKGNYTLGLSEQGIFPDIDYDKITRPQGMDITLVIKNAKNKEQARELLRLFGMPFKSGD, from the coding sequence ATGACTCCCCGGCTATTAGAAAAATACAGGAAGGAAATCGCACCGCAGATAGCCCAGACCTTTTCCCTAAAGAACAAATTGGCAGCCCCGCGCCTGGAAAAAATAGTGGTAAATATGGGAGTGGGTGAAGGCATGCAGGATATCAAAATTCTGGAGAAGGCCATGGAAGAATTAGCCATGATCACGGGGCAGAGGCCCATCTTAAGGCGGGCGAAAAAGGCAATCGCGAACTTTAAAATTAGAGAGGGCCATCCCATAGGCTGCAAGGTTACTCTCAGGCGCTTAATGATGTATGAATTTCTGGATAGGTTAGTAAACGTTGCCCTGCCCCGTATCCGAGATTTCCGGGGCGTTTCGCCGGATTCTTTTGACGAAAAAGGCAATTATACCCTGGGCCTTTCGGAACAGGGCATTTTTCCTGATATAGATTATGATAAGATAACCCGGCCGCAAGGCATGGATATAACTTTAGTAATTAAAAATGCTAAGAATAAAGAACAGGCCAGGGAATTATTAAGGTTATTCGGCATGCCTTTTAAGAGCGGGGATTAA
- the rplX gene encoding 50S ribosomal protein L24, whose product MFKIRKGDTVEVIKGKDRGKKARVLEVITSTGRALVEGINLAKKHRRKTQQDQQGGVVSIEVPIKLSNLMLFCKNCNRRARAGFIFLKDKSKSRICKRCKEVL is encoded by the coding sequence ATGTTTAAAATCAGAAAAGGCGATACCGTAGAGGTTATTAAAGGTAAAGACAGAGGCAAAAAAGCCAGGGTCCTTGAGGTTATTACTTCAACCGGCAGGGCACTCGTAGAGGGCATCAATTTAGCCAAGAAACACAGGCGTAAGACGCAACAAGACCAGCAGGGCGGTGTTGTTTCTATCGAGGTGCCTATTAAACTTTCTAATCTTATGCTTTTTTGCAAAAACTGTAACCGTCGTGCCAGGGCCGGATTTATCTTTTTAAAAGACAAAAGTAAATCCCGCATCTGTAAACGCTGTAAAGAGGTGTTATGA
- the rplN gene encoding 50S ribosomal protein L14: protein MIQLRTILDVADNTGAKRASFIAPLGRKGRFAAEIGDIVNVNIKESSPDAIVKKGTVAKAIIVRTKQPIRRSDGSVLRFDRNAIVFIDAQSNPMGTRVFGPVARELREKNFTKIISLAPEVI, encoded by the coding sequence ATGATCCAACTACGGACTATTTTAGATGTAGCGGATAACACCGGGGCAAAACGCGCATCTTTCATCGCCCCCCTGGGTAGAAAAGGAAGATTCGCCGCCGAAATAGGCGATATCGTTAATGTCAATATAAAAGAATCCTCTCCTGATGCTATAGTTAAAAAAGGGACGGTTGCCAAAGCAATCATAGTAAGGACAAAACAACCCATAAGGCGTAGCGACGGCTCTGTATTAAGGTTTGACCGCAATGCCATTGTATTTATCGACGCCCAGTCAAACCCGATGGGCACGCGCGTCTTCGGGCCTGTGGCCAGAGAGTTAAGAGAAAAGAACTTTACTAAGATTATATCGTTAGCACCGGAAGTTATTTAA
- the rpsQ gene encoding 30S ribosomal protein S17, with protein sequence MDKRKEFTGTVISDRMQKTIIVRVTRISKHPKYGRIMKKHNKFKVHDEKNSAKQGDVVRIEETRPLSKDKRFRLTEVIKKAQTHIEVKEP encoded by the coding sequence ATGGACAAAAGAAAAGAATTTACGGGTACGGTAATAAGCGACAGGATGCAGAAAACTATTATTGTCAGGGTAACGCGCATAAGCAAACACCCCAAATACGGCAGGATTATGAAAAAGCACAATAAATTTAAAGTCCACGACGAAAAAAACAGCGCCAAGCAGGGAGACGTGGTGCGTATAGAAGAAACCAGGCCATTATCAAAAGATAAGCGTTTCCGGTTAACCGAAGTTATCAAAAAGGCGCAAACCCATATCGAAGTCAAGGAGCCTTAA
- the rpmC gene encoding 50S ribosomal protein L29 codes for MKIQDLHNLSKEELLQKEKALKEDLFKLNMQRYGGRVEKPHMFSLIKRDIARIQTVLSVISKSTPEASVKKG; via the coding sequence ATGAAAATACAAGATTTACATAACCTTTCTAAAGAAGAATTGCTGCAAAAGGAAAAGGCCTTAAAAGAGGACCTATTCAAACTTAATATGCAGCGTTACGGCGGCAGGGTAGAGAAACCCCATATGTTTTCTTTAATCAAGCGGGATATCGCCAGGATTCAGACTGTTTTAAGCGTAATCTCCAAGTCTACCCCAGAGGCGTCAGTCAAGAAAGGCTAA
- the rplP gene encoding 50S ribosomal protein L16 — MVLMPKRVKYRKLQRGTKRGIATTGCNLAFGEFGLKSLENGWLKNTQIEAVRVILARQLHRGGKLWIRAFPDKSITKKPAEVRMGKGKGDLDHWVAVIKRGRILFELGAVPEEFARRCFRLAAYKLPFKTKFISRTHR, encoded by the coding sequence ATGGTTTTAATGCCCAAAAGGGTAAAATATCGTAAATTACAGCGCGGGACAAAGCGCGGGATAGCCACTACGGGTTGTAATTTAGCTTTCGGTGAATTCGGGTTAAAATCCCTGGAGAACGGCTGGCTTAAAAATACCCAGATAGAAGCAGTACGTGTTATTTTAGCCCGCCAGCTGCACAGGGGCGGAAAACTCTGGATCAGGGCCTTTCCCGATAAATCCATAACCAAAAAACCCGCAGAAGTACGTATGGGTAAAGGTAAGGGCGATCTTGACCATTGGGTCGCGGTAATAAAGAGGGGCCGTATCTTGTTTGAGCTGGGGGCCGTACCGGAGGAATTCGCGCGCAGGTGTTTCAGGCTAGCTGCCTATAAGTTGCCTTTTAAAACAAAATTTATCAGCCGTACTCACAGATAA
- the rpsC gene encoding 30S ribosomal protein S3 → MGQKVSPFLQRIGFIRTWHSRWFAKHQDFAKFIEEDYKIRKFIKNKFKQAAIAKIIIERLAERVRIRIFSARPGIIIGRHGSDIERLRADLNSLVNKELSIDIEEVKNPAMDAQLVAENVALQLEKRIAFRRAVKRAMEQTMSAGAQGIKITCAGRLGGAEMSRTETYRQGKIPLATLRADIDYGFAESLTTYGLIGVKTWLYKGDILTKNTAEEASKQAQEANQ, encoded by the coding sequence ATGGGACAAAAAGTTAGTCCGTTTTTGCAAAGAATCGGTTTTATCAGGACATGGCACAGCAGATGGTTTGCTAAACATCAGGATTTTGCCAAGTTTATCGAAGAAGATTATAAAATCAGAAAGTTTATTAAGAATAAGTTTAAGCAGGCGGCTATCGCAAAGATTATCATAGAGAGGCTGGCAGAACGCGTCAGGATCAGGATATTCAGCGCCAGGCCCGGTATAATTATCGGCAGGCACGGCTCAGATATTGAACGCCTGAGGGCAGACTTAAATAGCCTAGTAAATAAAGAGCTGTCTATTGACATAGAGGAAGTAAAGAACCCGGCTATGGACGCGCAGTTAGTGGCGGAAAACGTTGCGTTGCAGTTGGAAAAGAGGATTGCTTTCCGTCGGGCAGTAAAACGGGCGATGGAGCAAACGATGAGCGCAGGGGCCCAGGGGATAAAGATAACCTGCGCAGGCAGGCTTGGCGGCGCAGAAATGTCCCGTACCGAAACTTACCGGCAAGGCAAGATACCTCTGGCTACGTTACGCGCAGACATAGATTACGGCTTTGCAGAGAGCTTGACCACTTACGGTTTAATCGGGGTTAAGACTTGGCTTTACAAAGGCGATATACTTACTAAAAATACTGCTGAAGAAGCTTCAAAACAGGCGCAAGAAGCTAATCAGTAA
- the rplV gene encoding 50S ribosomal protein L22, translating into MIAKAEAKFIRVSPPKIRQVMDLIRNKDVPQAQALLLNLNKRACEYLRKILKQAVANAKVKGFNADALYISKAICDVGPSWKRFKAAAFGRATPIKKRTAHIKIELEVKAR; encoded by the coding sequence ATGATAGCAAAAGCAGAAGCAAAATTTATCAGGGTTTCGCCTCCTAAGATAAGGCAAGTAATGGATTTAATCCGCAATAAAGACGTGCCTCAGGCACAGGCCTTATTGCTCAATTTAAACAAGAGGGCCTGCGAATACCTTAGGAAAATATTAAAACAAGCCGTAGCTAACGCAAAGGTAAAAGGTTTCAACGCCGATGCTTTATACATATCCAAGGCTATATGCGACGTTGGCCCCAGCTGGAAGAGGTTTAAGGCAGCGGCATTCGGCAGGGCGACGCCCATAAAAAAAAGGACAGCGCATATTAAAATAGAGCTGGAAGTAAAAGCGCGTTAG
- the rpsS gene encoding 30S ribosomal protein S19: MPRSLKKGPFVEERLLEKVERLKRSGLRQAIKTWSRRSTIIPDFVGLTFAVYDGKKHVPIFITENMVGHKLGEFAPSRIFRKHGGVKAKKAPEKT; the protein is encoded by the coding sequence ATGCCACGTTCATTAAAAAAAGGCCCCTTTGTGGAAGAAAGGCTATTGGAAAAAGTAGAGCGGTTAAAACGCTCGGGGTTACGCCAGGCCATAAAAACCTGGTCCAGGCGTTCTACTATTATACCGGATTTCGTTGGGTTGACTTTTGCGGTCTATGACGGTAAAAAACACGTACCGATTTTTATCACTGAGAACATGGTCGGGCATAAATTAGGGGAATTTGCACCCAGCCGGATATTCAGAAAGCACGGCGGCGTAAAAGCCAAGAAGGCACCGGAAAAAACATAA
- the rplB gene encoding 50S ribosomal protein L2, whose product MGIKKFKPTTHSRRWMSGCDFSEITKDKPEKSLIAPLKKTGGRNVYGRITTRHIGGGHKRMLRLIDFKRALLEVNAKVIAIEYDPNRTSRIALVEYPNKEKKYILSPQGLRVGDEIIASDQKNAEIKIGNCLPLRYIPSGTMIHNIELIKGNGGQIVRSAGSSAQIMAKEQEWAHIRLPSGEVRLVDLDCHATIGQVSNIEHEAISYGKAGRIRWLGIKPTVRGLAMNPVDHPHGGGEGKSGQGNPHPVTPWGMPTKGYKTRKKNKYSNKFIIKRRK is encoded by the coding sequence ATGGGAATTAAAAAATTTAAGCCAACAACACATTCAAGGCGCTGGATGAGCGGGTGCGACTTTTCGGAAATTACTAAAGATAAACCCGAAAAGTCACTCATCGCCCCTCTCAAGAAGACCGGGGGCAGAAACGTTTATGGCCGCATAACCACAAGGCATATCGGCGGCGGGCATAAAAGAATGCTGCGCCTTATTGATTTTAAGAGGGCTCTCCTTGAGGTGAACGCAAAGGTTATTGCCATTGAGTATGACCCTAACCGTACCTCCAGGATCGCGTTGGTTGAATATCCTAATAAGGAAAAAAAATACATTTTAAGCCCCCAGGGATTAAGGGTAGGAGATGAAATTATCGCCTCTGACCAGAAAAACGCCGAAATCAAAATCGGTAACTGCCTTCCTTTAAGATATATCCCCTCGGGAACCATGATCCACAACATCGAATTAATCAAAGGTAACGGCGGGCAGATCGTCAGGAGCGCAGGTTCATCCGCCCAGATTATGGCTAAAGAACAGGAATGGGCGCACATCAGGCTGCCCTCGGGAGAAGTCAGGCTTGTAGATTTAGACTGCCATGCCACTATAGGCCAGGTCAGCAATATTGAACATGAGGCCATAAGTTATGGCAAGGCAGGAAGGATACGTTGGTTAGGGATTAAGCCTACGGTCAGGGGGCTGGCGATGAATCCCGTGGATCATCCCCATGGCGGCGGCGAAGGAAAATCAGGCCAGGGCAATCCCCATCCAGTAACACCTTGGGGCATGCCTACTAAAGGTTACAAAACAAGAAAGAAAAATAAGTATTCGAATAAATTCATTATAAAAAGAAGGAAATAA
- the rplW gene encoding 50S ribosomal protein L23, with amino-acid sequence MTYSHEIIKALLKTEKSTLHEPENQYLFLVDKAANKIQIKKAVEDIYKVGVKGVNTLIASGKLKRVRYQLGKTPDFKKAVVTLKEGQKITVA; translated from the coding sequence ATGACTTATTCTCACGAAATCATCAAGGCTTTATTAAAGACCGAGAAATCAACCCTGCACGAACCAGAAAACCAATACCTTTTTCTGGTAGATAAGGCAGCGAATAAAATTCAAATTAAAAAGGCCGTGGAGGATATATATAAAGTAGGGGTTAAAGGTGTCAATACCCTTATAGCCAGCGGAAAATTAAAAAGGGTAAGGTATCAATTAGGCAAGACCCCGGATTTTAAGAAAGCAGTAGTCACCCTAAAAGAAGGGCAGAAGATAACTGTTGCTTAG
- the rplD gene encoding 50S ribosomal protein L4 — MNSITLPIYNTQGQEIETLKLDAVVFNGQVNTKAMYQAVVAYRASQRKGLASTKTMGEVSGGGRKPWRQKGTGRARVGSIRSPLWRHGGVIFGPHPRDFSYTLPVKIKNLALMSSLNAKVNENNLIVLDNLKIETPKTKEAVKILSHLKINPNKKNRKGSGSKHVKALLLLDKMGENLKLALRNIDFLSINRAQDTYAYEILAAHKLIITKDGLRELTARLKK, encoded by the coding sequence ATGAACAGCATTACTTTACCTATATATAATACGCAAGGCCAGGAAATAGAAACCTTAAAGCTTGATGCTGTTGTTTTTAACGGCCAGGTCAATACCAAGGCTATGTATCAGGCTGTGGTCGCTTACAGGGCATCCCAAAGAAAGGGCTTGGCCTCTACCAAGACTATGGGCGAGGTATCCGGCGGCGGACGTAAACCCTGGAGGCAGAAAGGGACCGGGCGCGCCAGGGTCGGTTCCATACGTTCTCCTCTCTGGAGGCACGGCGGCGTAATCTTCGGGCCCCATCCGCGGGATTTTTCTTATACCCTGCCTGTGAAAATAAAAAACTTGGCCCTAATGTCCAGCCTTAACGCAAAGGTGAATGAAAATAATTTAATTGTCCTGGATAACCTAAAAATAGAAACGCCAAAAACAAAAGAGGCTGTCAAGATCCTTTCTCATTTAAAAATTAATCCAAACAAGAAAAACAGAAAGGGCTCCGGCTCAAAGCATGTAAAAGCGCTCCTATTATTAGATAAAATGGGCGAAAATTTAAAATTGGCTTTGCGTAATATTGATTTTTTAAGTATTAACCGCGCGCAGGATACGTATGCATATGAGATTCTGGCTGCCCATAAATTGATTATTACCAAAGATGGCCTGCGCGAGTTGACCGCAAGATTAAAAAAATGA
- the rplC gene encoding 50S ribosomal protein L3, with the protein MTGILGKKIGMTQVFSADNKKVCVTAIEAGPCPVLAVKDKHIQLGFDAATEKRTKKPLAGYFKKLNITPRKLIREFIKEPGREYKVGEELKVDLFQIGDFVDISGISKGKGFQGGMKRWNWHGGPKTHGSTSHRRVGSMGSSTTPGRVFKGHHAPGHMGAARVTLQNLRVVKIDAQNNLILIKGAVPGCNNSYLVITKAKKKKRPETKK; encoded by the coding sequence ATGACAGGGATATTAGGAAAAAAAATAGGGATGACGCAGGTTTTTAGCGCGGATAATAAAAAGGTCTGCGTTACAGCCATTGAGGCAGGCCCATGCCCTGTCTTAGCCGTCAAAGACAAACACATACAGCTGGGGTTTGATGCCGCTACCGAGAAACGCACAAAAAAACCGCTGGCAGGATATTTTAAAAAACTAAACATTACCCCCCGGAAATTAATTAGAGAGTTTATAAAAGAACCTGGTAGAGAATATAAAGTCGGAGAGGAATTAAAAGTGGATTTGTTTCAAATCGGGGATTTTGTAGATATATCCGGTATATCCAAGGGTAAGGGGTTTCAAGGAGGGATGAAGCGTTGGAATTGGCATGGCGGGCCCAAGACGCACGGCTCAACATCGCACCGCCGCGTAGGTTCCATGGGTTCCAGCACTACTCCCGGCAGGGTATTTAAAGGCCATCACGCTCCCGGACATATGGGTGCCGCTCGCGTAACCTTACAGAATTTACGGGTAGTTAAGATAGACGCACAAAATAACCTTATATTAATAAAAGGCGCGGTGCCGGGATGTAATAATAGTTATTTAGTTATTACTAAGGCGAAAAAAAAGAAGAGACCGGAAACTAAAAAATAA
- the rpsJ gene encoding 30S ribosomal protein S10: MLQKIRIKLKAYDHRLLDQAVEEIVETVKRTGAKISGPVPLPTKREIYTVLRSPVIDKKSREQFELSTHKRLIDIFEPTSKTIDSLRKLNLPAGVDVEIK; encoded by the coding sequence ATGCTACAGAAGATACGCATAAAACTAAAAGCCTACGATCACCGTCTTTTGGACCAGGCAGTAGAAGAGATCGTGGAAACCGTAAAACGCACCGGCGCAAAAATTTCCGGGCCGGTGCCGTTGCCTACTAAAAGAGAAATTTATACCGTGTTACGGTCTCCGGTTATCGATAAGAAATCGCGCGAACAATTCGAGCTCTCTACGCATAAGCGCCTTATCGATATCTTCGAGCCTACCTCCAAGACGATTGATTCGTTAAGAAAACTCAATCTGCCGGCAGGGGTAGATGTGGAAATCAAATGA
- the tuf gene encoding elongation factor Tu, with amino-acid sequence MAKEKFVRSKPHVNIGTIGHIDHGKTTLTAAITKVLSKLGKATARDYADIAKGGTVRDETKVVTISVAHVEYETDARHYAHIDCPGHADYIKNMITGAAQMDGAILVVSAADGPMPQTREHILLARQVNVPSMVVFLNKVDLVTDKELLDLVEMEVRELLTKYGYPGDKTPIIKGSASKAMATDDPNSPEAKPILDLMKAVDEFIPIPVRDLDKPLLMAVEDVFSIEGRGTVGTGRIERGKVKLNDEVELVGLRPEVRKTVVTGIEMFRKLLDEGQAGDNVGLLLRGVEKDGIERGMVIAAPKSITPHTKFKAQVYVLAKEEGGRHTPFFKGYRPQFYFRTTDVTGSVTLPQGVEMVMPGDNVNVEIELITPIAMEKESRFAIREGGRTVGAGVVTEVIA; translated from the coding sequence ATGGCTAAAGAAAAGTTTGTCAGGAGCAAGCCTCACGTAAATATCGGGACCATAGGCCATATTGACCATGGCAAGACAACGTTAACGGCAGCTATTACAAAGGTACTCTCAAAACTCGGTAAGGCTACTGCAAGAGATTATGCTGATATTGCCAAAGGCGGTACCGTAAGGGACGAAACAAAAGTAGTTACGATTTCGGTTGCGCACGTTGAATACGAAACCGATGCGCGCCACTACGCCCATATAGATTGCCCGGGCCATGCCGACTATATCAAAAACATGATTACGGGGGCAGCCCAGATGGACGGGGCAATACTCGTTGTTTCTGCAGCCGACGGGCCCATGCCTCAGACAAGAGAACATATTCTTTTGGCAAGGCAGGTAAACGTTCCGTCAATGGTAGTATTTTTAAATAAGGTGGACTTGGTTACCGACAAAGAGCTCCTTGATTTAGTAGAAATGGAGGTCAGGGAACTGCTGACAAAATATGGCTATCCCGGCGACAAGACACCTATTATTAAAGGGAGCGCCTCAAAGGCAATGGCAACAGATGACCCAAATAGCCCTGAAGCTAAACCTATTTTAGATTTGATGAAAGCAGTGGATGAGTTTATTCCCATTCCTGTAAGAGATCTCGACAAACCTTTGCTTATGGCCGTGGAAGATGTATTTAGCATTGAAGGCAGAGGAACGGTCGGGACAGGAAGAATCGAGCGCGGCAAAGTCAAATTAAACGATGAAGTCGAACTGGTTGGTTTAAGGCCAGAAGTAAGGAAAACAGTAGTCACGGGCATTGAAATGTTCAGGAAACTTTTGGATGAAGGCCAGGCCGGCGATAACGTCGGGCTGCTCTTAAGGGGTGTCGAAAAAGACGGTATTGAGCGCGGTATGGTTATAGCCGCACCTAAATCCATTACCCCCCATACCAAATTTAAGGCCCAGGTCTACGTATTAGCCAAAGAGGAAGGCGGAAGGCATACTCCTTTCTTCAAGGGGTACAGGCCGCAGTTCTATTTTCGTACCACTGACGTTACCGGAAGCGTAACTCTTCCGCAGGGCGTAGAAATGGTTATGCCCGGAGATAATGTGAATGTAGAAATAGAGTTAATCACGCCTATTGCCATGGAAAAAGAATCACGTTTTGCCATACGCGAAGGCGGGCGTACCGTCGGCGCAGGCGTAGTAACTGAAGTTATTGCTTAA